GACCTGGTTggtacaataatataagtttagGGTGTCAGAAATGGAAATCCTAGGTATTaggagttataggagaactcTAGACAAATTTAGGAGCTGCATGTGAATGAAATAGTCCTTAAAAAATAATAGGTCCTACACTgttcaaaaaggaaaaaaatgggGTATGGACCATTCTACACGGATCTTGTGCGTATTGTGCTGCTACTGCATGAGTTTACTGTAGTTCTCTCTCCTCCCATATTTAGTTGAGATCCACATGTCATGCGTATGGTCCCTACAGTGCTCATGCGGATAATCCTCACCTAATTTGTTTGCTTAAAAAAAGGACATCACTCTTCCAAGACTACGGCATGAATGCGTGATAGCACTACTAGTGGGACCCAATAACTCCGATGCAGTTTGTTcttatcttcatgcttagacacTCACAGCATGACTGGATGGCATATGAGTAGTATTTTTATATAGAGTTGGCACTGAGGCAAGTACTTGCCTTGCTCCACAAATTTCTGGCGTCGGTACCACCTATTGCAGTGTGTGGACACCTATTGCAGCGTGTGGAGTGATTCCCAAATCTTTTTGTCCTTTTCATTTTAAGCTTCacttaataaaaaaaattaagggCCTATCGTTACAGCTCACAGCTGTTGTGATCTGTTTTCTTGCCAAACACCCATTGCTAAAATAGCTTCATGGGTGAAActgtttttctttctctctcgtaaGGAAATGAAGTGGGATGAAGCTGAAAAAAGTAGCTTATTCCAGCTCTCTCCCTCATTTCTCTCTGCCATCTATAATGAAGTTGTTGGtgaagttgttttgccaaacaaTTTTTCTAAAACAACTCAGCTTCACTTAAAAAGTTGTTCATGAAGctgtttctaaaaaaaatagcTTTACTAGCAAAAGTTTTAAATCTCCAGCTAAGCCCCTTAGCTGTTGACCTCCAATGCAGCTAAGcccagctatagccggagatagctTCAGCTAAGCCGTTTAGCTGTTTTTCTTAAACAAAAGGAAAAACAGAGAAGAAGCAATATATCGAATGACAAATCTCGTATAGCTGTAGTGCATGGATAGGCAAAGCAATGGGCTAACGAGATGAGTCGGAGATATGAGAAGATGCCAGGGTTACGTTATTTTCCTGGGCTGGATGGAAGGGCAAAGCAATGGGCCGGCAGTGGCACACGTTTTAGTGGGCCGCTCTGACATAGTTTAGCGGTAGCTAAGTTTGTCCCAATTAGCCGCAATCTCCAGCTATCTCGGGCTATTAGCGTTTTACTTTTCTTAGCGCTAAAAGTGACGTATCTTAGCTGTGACTTTGTCCCGCAGCTATCGCCGGCTATTTTAAACTTTATTTACTAGTAAAGCTGAGCTGTGTCAAACGAGACCTACGCTTCATTTTAGGCTAACACTAACGCCGTGGAGGGCCTAAGAACGGTATATGAAGTATCTCTTTTAAATAGTACATGGCCGAGGCAACTCCTTTCAACACGCCCGGGCTTGGAAGCCAAAGGTCAGCTTCTGCAGATCATAGACAACCCTGAAAGATCTCAGGGCTTTGTTCCCTAGAATCTGAACATCCGGCACGCCAGCAGCGTCATTCGACTGGAACGCCAAACATATGCGATCAGTTGACTGCTGATGGAACACATTCTCCGGCGGTAGTTCCAGCGTAGCCCTTAGGAGCTGCATCTGCACCGTCGGCAAGCTCCTCCAGTTCACCGGCTCGCCGCCGGCAGGCCTGAAGCAGACCTTCCGACCGTACTCACGGTAATACGCCTTATCTTGCATCGCCGACGCTATCGCCTCGGCGAGAGCATAAAAAACTGAGGACGAGACGAAGGTGTCATCGGTCCCAGAGTCGACCACCAGGATCTGGCGCCCGTCGACCTCCAGAGGCTTCCCGTCGACGGCGATGCCCAGCAGCAGAACCGAGTAGACGTGCTGCCTACGCCCGTACCCCCTGATCAATGTCGTGACGAGCTCCAGCTTCTGCGGGTACGGCCCGACGATGAGAAACCCCTCGGCGCGGTGGTCGCCGGGAAAGCAGTAGGCGAAGGCGTTGTAGGTCGTCAGCCGTGCCATCTGGTTGAAGAAGGAGTAACGCTTGTCGCCGAGGCCGATGACGCCCGCCTCGAGGCCGTAGAACATGTCGTCCTCGCTGCACCCGAAGACGAAGTCGTCGACGATGGTGTAGTTGTCGCCCAGGGCGAGCCTGTCCCTCCCGAGCTTCCCCGCCGAGTACTGCGACCCGTAGCGCAGGCCGTAGAGGCAGGTGTCCGTCTCGTCGACGCAGCCGTAGGGGACGCCGTTGTCGGCCTGGATGTCGAGGCAGTCCTCGTCGGAGCAGCCGACGTGACGGTACGTGGCGGAGCGGTGAGGGTCCAGCTTGGGGCCAGCTTCTGCCGCCTGCTCGTGGCACCGTATCCGACACCTCTTGCAGTTGACCCAGGAGAGGGTGGAGCCGGTGTCGATGGTGACGAGGTTGAAGACGGCAGGGGTGCCCAGCCTGATGGCCATGAAGTACTTGCCTTGATGGATCTTGTCGTTCCCAATCACGGTGCCTGCGTCTGATACGCTTGCTGCGTGGATCGTCGATGGGTCTTCGTCAACACACGGGTGCTTCATGTGGAACACAGGGAAGTGGAAGGCGCCATCTTTCCTCTGCCGAGACTCTGAGCATGCATCCATTGGGGGTGTAGGATCAAAATCAAAATATAAAAACATGAAGAAAATATAGGAGTAAACTCTATTTGCAATGTACTAGCTACATCCATGGACAAAATGAACAatcacaaaaataaaaaagaaatgaaaagaaaacaGAAACATGAAGGATCATGAAGACAAGGTTGGCATATATAATCTCGTGCAGATGAATGAAGAGAGATTACCGTACGTCGCTGGCGAGCATACTCCAGTGCAGTTGCACGGTCCGACCATATAGCTTAGAGCAAGCAACACCATGACAAGCACCGGTATAAATTCCATTTCGGGAAAAATCAGTAGTATTTGCTTGTAAGGTGTGTGCAGTGTGCACGGCAGGCTGCATATGTTTGGGCTTCAAGAAGCTACACTCTAAGAGCATGTAGTGTGCCCTTCAATTAGTAGTAAGGGCGATGAACTGCAATTTAATTAATTTGGACAATGCTCACACTTTCATGCGAAACGGTATCACCACCTAACCTAGCTTTATTGTTACTCACAGCATCGTCATGCATTTGTACATGTTGGGACTGGGGATTTTATTGCCGGCTTATATTTAagggtaaagtccaatttacaccctccaattttcaccaaagtccggatttcaacctcgaacttcaaaaccggacaactttgaccctccaactctcgaaaaagttcaactttcaaccggctgggcggttttgcgggtgaacagtaacttttgatatttttgggAGCGCTaacattttatattattttttcgagcatcttaacatcctcaaatgaaaaaactcaaaattacaaagttgtagatctcatcgaggtctacaatttacatataaaaattatcttcatccgacatcgtattgaagggttttctattttttgaaatttgagtctcatcacgtgacaaaatatggtgctgaaattttatattattttttcgagcatcttactgtcctcaaatgaaaaaactcaaaactacaaagttatagatttcatcgaggtctacaatttacatataaaatttatcTTCATTGTTTTGTCGCGACTTGGCATGTAagagatgaaagagtccgaccagctcgcgacttctttcatcacaccatttggcatgtactgctatgtgactatgccgttcggcctaaaaaacgcaggggccacataccagcggtgcttgacccatgtctttggcgagcacatcgggaagaccgtcgaggcctacgtggacgacatcgtggtcaagttcaggaaggccagtgatctcgtcgacgacttggaaatagccttcacaTGCCTCagggaaaagggcatcaagcttaaccccgaaaagtgtgtcttcggggtcccccgaggcatgcttttaggattcatagtctcggaacgcgacATCGAAGCCAaaccggagaaggtctcggccgtgaccaacatggggccgatccgagacctcaagggagtacgaaggttatgggatgccttgcggccctaagccgcttcatctcgcgccttggcgaaaaaggcttgcctctgtaccgcctcttgaggaaatcagaACGCTTTTCatggacccccaaggccgaagaagccctcgctaaACTCAaagcattgctcaccaatccacCCATTCTAGTACCGCCAGCCAAGGGCGAGGCTCTCTTGCTCTATGTCGCCGccacgacccaagtggtcagtgaggctgtagtagtcgagaggcaggaagaagggcatgctctacccatccaacgacctgtttacttcatcagcgaagtactctccgagaccaaaacacgctacccccacgtccagaaactgatctacaccgtagtcttggctcgacgcaagctgtgccactacttcgaatcccacccggtaaccgtggtgtcgtctttccccctgggggagataatccataaccgggaggcctcaggtaggattgccaagtgggccgtcgaactcatgggggaagcttggtcctttgcgcctcggaaagcaattaaatctcaggtcttggccaatttcgTGGCAgaatggaccgacacccaactgccacctgcccaAATCCAGGCGGaatactggaccatgtacttcgacgggtccctgatgaagactggggcgggcgcgggtctgctcttcatctcacccctaggagtacacatgcgctacatgattcggctccacttcgccgcctccaacaacgcagccgagtacgaagccctcgtcaacggcttgtagatcgccgtcgaacttggggtacgacgtctcgacgtacggggccaTTCGCAGCTCgttgtcgatcaggtgatgaaggagtcgaactgccatgaccccaagatggaggcatactgcaggctggtacgtcgccttgaagacaagttcgacggtcttgaactcaaccacatcgcgtgaaaattcaacgaggccgcggacgaactggcaaagatggcgtcggcacgggccccggtcccccgaATGTCTTCGCTAGAGATCTCcataagccttccatcgactacgcctcggcagtggaagagggcccaccataagccgagacctgaaggtgggcgacctggtgctgaggctgaggcagagcaacaagggccgccacaagctgaccccaccatgggaaggaccgtacatcgtcgcccaagtgctgaagcccgggacctacaagctagccaacgagaagggcgaaatcctcaccaacgcttggaacatagaacagctacgttgcttttacccttaaatttctaagcattgtatacattgtttctctgaatacaattaagaagcgttctttagttgttctaatttttcgagaaaccccccgagcccatcacgggtctcggcaatacgataacaccataagggagactcggctctgcctctgtagaaccgagcctcccttgggggctagaaggggggactcccccctaagtcccacgcaccattttttcagtcatttttcgaaaaaatcctacgccaaactctctagcgtgctctaaCAAATCAATTGtgaaaaaaacctaaggaccgaaaagCTGCCTCAAGGCCAGAAGGCCGactgagtcgcgagacggcctacgcctccgggctatggcactccctcaccaccttttgcccgggGGCGGCtcaggctccgaggaagttttttgcaagggatttgttcagagacgagacagagggcagaggctcgaaaatacaatGAAAAACGATTAAAGAAGCATAGACGCACgattactttaaaaaggcctcgacggccaccagCGTTATGATAGGGTAACATAATCCCTAATCTATTTGCATGGCCTCtcgggcccaggtcaaggctcaaggTCTCCAGCATCGGCGGATGACGTGGGAGGgtccacctcctcttcaaacagttgggccagcgccgtgccggggcccttcgtcgcctccatcagcttcgcaacctcctcgtcggcctcctcctcatcatcaggcaggacgtagccatcgctgatggccttgaGATCGAtgccgatgtagtgcgaggcgatgacggtcAGGGCGCGCTTaacgcccgtgtgcagcgccccttagagtcactcgcgcacttggccgctcaacgcaatcaggcggctcccgagggagctgcctgactagaccccctcgacctctagggcctcgcaggcagCACGAGTGGCGCTCTTCAGCACATTATGCTCCCCAATCTCGGtctcaagcaccgcctgcactgcaaCGGAGGCCTCGGCTACCTAGGTgacctccttctctagctctgcGCCAAAAGAAACAAAATGGGGTTGAgcacaaaggaaaacaagccaaataggggcggAAGCCTacgagactcaccctcggccttctcctcccagcgtcgggcctcgacctaggaggcctcagctttctccttccagcactgggcctcgacccgagaagcctcggccttctcctttagGCACTGGACCTTGACCtgggaagcctcggccgccctagaagcctctccCTCCAGCTCTGTATCACACCATGGAGTTAGGGgccaaacacaagaaaaacaaataaaacatggggaatgagactcaccctcggcctctcccctccagaccacagcctcggtccgggaAGCCTCAGCCGCCTTGAGGGCCtcgtccaaggcacctttcgtcagctggtgcgcaccctACTCCGTCCTAGCTGTCTAGCAAGGGCCTTGACAGAGGCCGTGGCTTCTCCAGCCTGAGACCTGAAGGCGTCTCGATCACCGGCCACacaggtcagctcctcctccaactccttgacccgcgccgccaagggggcgacctgctcctgagcCACCGCCGCAGCAGCCTTCATATCAGTACCGCGTaagcggaggtcctccacctccgtgctccgcgctgatagaagctcgttggcacgagcgagcaggtccttctgccgctggagttggtcccagacgtccctctcccgccggagaaagactgacttcccaagagaccgggtctcgagctcctaggtaagcagaacaggggtcattcactacaagaaaactcagaaaaagacgacaccacatgagaaaagaaggcaTGAACCTGGGCGACCCCGAgcagatcgtcggccaccacggacagcgccgtctgcagtgaccgctccgccagctggcggtattgcccgaaggtgtcccagcgcccaccctcggccgcatccttgagggcgaacagaggctcccctttagggtcgtcccggctctgccataggacacgcgagtgatcccacccgtggggcttgGGTCGTACCCGcacaagggccgagcttccctcgcccggggtCAGAGCCGGCTATTCGACGGAGCCAgccacctcggcgtcgaccacctcctgcgcctgggaagtatcatcggaggagatcgcatggacctccgcctcccgggcgctccctCGCAACAGCGGCAGGCCTAGGACCaggggcgccaccgaggcctccgccgccttcatctccacttcctgggccgacGGCTTCGCCGCAATCAcgttggcctcggtggtcccgggggctccggccccCGCCGCTGCGGCCTCGGCAGTCctgggcgccccggcctccgtcgcctcggcctcggaggCCCGAGGGGCCTCGACTTCGGTGGCCTCGGTAACTGAGGGCGCCTTAGCCCCATCTAACTCACGAGCCTCGGCCTCATGGGGCGGATTTCTCCCTTCCCCATCTGTGTCGGGGtcgcctcggtagcccctccttgggtgaccggctccttcgggtcggccttCGCCGACGCTGCACCAtgttgtatggcggcttgcgcctccaccacctagtGGGCAGTGGAGCTGGgcctcaccttgagcgccttaagtg
The sequence above is drawn from the Miscanthus floridulus cultivar M001 chromosome 15, ASM1932011v1, whole genome shotgun sequence genome and encodes:
- the LOC136507192 gene encoding aspartyl protease family protein At5g10770-like; this translates as MDACSESRQRKDGAFHFPVFHMKHPCVDEDPSTIHAASVSDAGTVIGNDKIHQGKYFMAIRLGTPAVFNLVTIDTGSTLSWVNCKRCRIRCHEQAAEAGPKLDPHRSATYRHVGCSDEDCLDIQADNGVPYGCVDETDTCLYGLRYGSQYSAGKLGRDRLALGDNYTIVDDFVFGCSEDDMFYGLEAGVIGLGDKRYSFFNQMARLTTYNAFAYCFPGDHRAEGFLIVGPYPQKLELVTTLIRGYGRRQHVYSVLLLGIAVDGKPLEVDGRQILVVDSGTDDTFVSSSVFYALAEAIASAMQDKAYYREYGRKVCFRPAGGEPVNWRSLPTVQMQLLRATLELPPENVFHQQSTDRICLAFQSNDAAGVPDVQILGNKALRSFRVVYDLQKLTFGFQARAC